In Sulfuritortus calidifontis, the sequence ATCCTCGCGCAAGTGCAGGGTGATCGAGTCGGCCCCCGCTGTCTCCGCCATCAGCGCCGCCTGCACCGGGCTGGGATAGGGCGTGCCGCGCGCCTGGCGCAGGGTGGCGATGTGGTCGATGTTGACGCCGAGCTTGATCATATCTTTTGCAAATCGATGAGGAGTTGTCGGGTCGCCAGCGGCTTGTCGCCCAGGTAATGGGCCAAAAGCTGGCGCATGAGTAGTTTACTCTCGGCCAGGGTGCGCGGGTCCGAGTAGTCGCCGGCGGCCATGTCGAGCAGGGTCTTGCCGGCATAGGCCGGGCCGCCGGCAGCCGGCGCGGTGACGCCGAGGTCGAGGGCGTAGCCGTAGCGTTCGTCCGGCTCGACCTGCTGGCCGCTGCCGGCGAGGTGGGTGAGGGTCTGGGCGTAGCCCAGTTCGGTGAGCAGGGCGAGTTCGAACCGACGCAGCACCGGCTCGGCCTCCAGGCCGTCGGCCAGTTCCCGCAGGGTCGCCAGATACTGGTCGTACAGGGCCTCGTGCGGGTCGCCCGGCGGCAACAGGCGCATGAGCAGCTCGTTGAGATAGAAGCCGCACATCAGGGCGGCGCCCGCCAGGCTGCGGCCGTCGCCCTGCCACTCGACCGCGTGCAGGGTGTGCAGCGGGCCCTTGCCGAACCAGCCGAAGGCGAGCGGCTGGAAGGGCAGCAGCTTGGCCTTGAGCGCCGAATGCGGCCGGCGCGCGCCGCGCGCCATCAGGCTGATGCGGCCGTGGCGGCGGGTAAAGGCCTCGATCAGCAGGCTGGTCTCCTTGTAGGGCTGGCTGTGGAGGACCAGGCCGATCTCGCCGTCGATGCGTTCAGGCATGATCGAGATGGCATGAATCGACGGATACCGGGCAAGGGCGCCGCATGACGGGAGAACATATGCCGTCCCTCACCCCCATCCCCTCTCCCGGAGGGAGAGGGGTGTTAAAGCCCTTCCCCCCTAAGGGGAAGGGTCGGGATGAGGGAAAAACACCGATCATTTATCTAGCCAGATAGCGCTAGCCATAGCCGAAGCGCTTGAGCAGGCCGATGTTGTCGGTCCAGCCGCCCTTGACCTTGACCCAGCAGTCGAGGAAGACCTTGGCGCCGAACAGGCGCTCCATGTCCTGCCGCGCCTCGGTGGCGATGCGTTTCAGCTTCTCGCCCTTCCTGCCGAGCAGGATGGGCTTGTGGCCCTCGCGCTCGATCCAGATGGTGGCGGCGATGCGGATCAGGCCGCGCCCGGCCCCGGCCTTGAGCGGCGGCTCTTCCTCGAACTTCTCGATGGTCACCGCCACGGCATAAGGGATCTCGTCGCCGGTCAGGCGGAACACCTTCTCGCGCAGGATCTCGGCGGCCAGGAAGCGCTCGCTGCGGTCGGTGATGGCGTCTTCCTCGAACATGGG encodes:
- the recO gene encoding DNA repair protein RecO, which codes for MPERIDGEIGLVLHSQPYKETSLLIEAFTRRHGRISLMARGARRPHSALKAKLLPFQPLAFGWFGKGPLHTLHAVEWQGDGRSLAGAALMCGFYLNELLMRLLPPGDPHEALYDQYLATLRELADGLEAEPVLRRFELALLTELGYAQTLTHLAGSGQQVEPDERYGYALDLGVTAPAAGGPAYAGKTLLDMAAGDYSDPRTLAESKLLMRQLLAHYLGDKPLATRQLLIDLQKI